In Nicotiana tabacum cultivar K326 chromosome 11, ASM71507v2, whole genome shotgun sequence, a single window of DNA contains:
- the LOC107832619 gene encoding uncharacterized protein LOC107832619, with translation MKRKKSEVHENYSDKENVGSKKATRRIGRQHLNAAGECRNVSAGENDGILPEQAAKVSSQILPRRVTCSPVTKGDAAAGIGSQQLDSHKKIKLQLFPINKSTRQRLEKDGCNPFQELTLSTHKKISSVIKHLNTKWNSSSVGLAELFLFPYNINTENLASEKRWSSKDTNVSAGQVYAAIESPAIFRLRYGWFSDVKLKASEVPDISPPSGTHSQSRGIKRIFAAAMDIGNDKIEGAKLKNEELSKPICMNEQKMPLNIPIDNMVDGARKQNVPAKMASPWDDIFTNLSIGGLLSEASLQGKITNSETKMDLQPIQLVSDISVGGLLSEVSLQGKMSTGMKQENRVGLQPSSFASFISSGSFFSEASSQGKVSDCNLASKGSKSGLKETSDYGQHSESKFSWDFNLTNLSIGGLLSEVSLLEKVKKHDQGTEGKPSSQPTSSFPDSLDAFIAARLNSHPEISKSSSHELHSSILDAEETCHAFPVRKISSGNENATTSCGTAGPGNCHEYTSSKSFRIPSSSSAPECTTQSVIAQDQPSQQPRTPLISRPRGISDEDNSVGLKGIKWEDSIGPFDLGMPILRPVSSGDSVSLSEFSK, from the exons ATGAAGAGAAAGAAAAGTGAGGTTCATGAAAATTACAGTGACAAGGAGAATGTTGGATCAAAAAAAGCAACACGTAGGATTGGTCGGCAACATCTGAATGCAGCAG GGGAATGTAGAAATGTTTCAGCTGGGGAAAATGATGGGATTTTGCCCGAACAGGCTGCTAAAGTATCCAGCCAAATACTCCCCAGAAGGGTGACTTGTTCCCCTGTAACAAAAGGAGATGCTGCAGCAGGGATTGGGAGTCAACAACTTGATTCCCATAAGAAGATTAAGCTACAGCTTTTTCCAATAAATAAAAGTACCCGACAGAGATTGGAGAAG GATGGCTGCAATCCATTCCAGGAACTTACTTTAAGTACTCACAAGAAGATATCATCAGTGATTAAGCACCTTAATACAAAGTGGAATTCTTCGAGCGTGGGGTTGGCGGAGCTCTTTCTATTCCCCTATAATATTAATACAGAAAACTTGGCATCAGAGAAGCGATGGAGCTCAAAAGATACCAACGTTTCTGCAGGACAAGTGTATGCAGCAATAGAAAGTCCTGCCATTTTCCGCTTAAG GTATGGCTGGTTTTCTGATGTTAAGCTCAAGGCCTCTGAGGTACCTGATATCTCCCCTCCCTCTGGCACTCATTCACAATCAAGGGGTATTAAGAGAATTTTTGCTGCTGCAATGGACATTGGAAATGACAAAATAGAAGGAGCtaagttgaaaaatgaagaaCTTAGTAAACCAATCTGCATGAATGAGCAGAAGATGCCTCTGAACATACCTATTGATAATATG GTTGATGGAGCAAGAAAGCAAAATGTCCCTGCAAAGATGGCAAGTCCATGGGATGATATTTTCACCAACTTAAGCATTGGCGGATTGCTGTCTGAGGCATCTTTGCAAGGAAAGATCACCAACTCGGAAACTAAAATGGATTTGCAGCCAATCCAGTTAGTTTCTGATATTAGTGTTGGAGGCTTGCTGTCTGAAGTGTCTTTGCAGGGTAAGATGTCTACTGGAATGAAACAAGAGAACAGAGTGGGATTGCAGCCATCTTCATTTGCTTCGTTTATTAGCTCAGGAAGCTTCTTTTCTGAAGCATCTTCTCAAGGAAAGGTTAGTGATTGCAATTTAGCTTCAAAAGGAAGCAAATCTGGATTGAAGGAAACGTCAGATTATGGCCAGCACAGTGAGTCAAAATTTTCATGGGATTTTAATCTCACTAATTTGAGCATTGGAGGATTGCTATCTGAGGTGTCTCTGcttgaaaaagtaaaaaaacatGACCAAGGAACTGAGGGCAAACCAAGCTCACAACCTACGTCATCTTTTCCTGATTCACTCGATGCTTTTATAGCTGCCCGCCTAAATTCACACCCTGAAATTTCAAAGTCATCATCTCATGAATTGCACTCGTCTATCTTGGATGCTGAAGAGACATGCCATGCATTTCCAGTGCGTAAAATTTCATCAGGAAACGAAAATGCAACTACTTCGTGTGGAACAGCTGGTCCTGGCAATTGTCATGAGTATACAAGTTCGAAATCTTTCAGAATTCCATCATCCTCCAGTGCTCCTGAG TGCACAACTCAAAGTGTGATTGCACAAGATCAACCATCTCAGCAACCAAGGACACCCCTCATTTCCCGTCCAAGGGGGATTTCTGATGAAGACAACAGCGTTGGGCTAAAGGGCATCAAATGG GAAGACTCTATAGGACCATTTGATCTTGGAATGCCTATCTTGCGACCGGTTAGTAGTGGAGACAGTGTTAGCCTCAGCGAGTTCAGTAAATAA